The Limnochorda sp. LNt genome includes a region encoding these proteins:
- a CDS encoding M28 family peptidase, whose product MQPMRSNETTQVSRERQDDTTPREWRRLSPDERALMASITGDEAWRLVERFATLVRESGSEDERRAARYVVERLREAGVPVEVYTPTLYLSLPRGAEVRVDAPGQAAIRAKTPSFSASTGPGGRRGPLVYVPSGFARGSADLFESGLDGSGRRDLEGAVALTEGLPLPQKVTDLEARGAVAAIFISPGERIHEAICTPVWGGPDLDNQHRRPKLAVAAVSRSDGERLAAAAREAAGGGRRLEVTVVTRLEEGLYPCPVVVATIPGAVEPERFVLLHGHLDSWHVGVGDNAVGDGALLEIARALWQHRAALRRSVRVAWWPGHSQGRYAGSTWYADAFGVELAERCVAHVNCDSPGCRWAEVLQDVSWTPELEGLVKEVVRDLTGQEVGGGRPPRAGDYSFNNLGISAAFMLSSTMPEEIRRAKGYYGVGGCGGNVEWHTEDDDLEVADRELLVRDTRIYALAVWRLANAEVLPLDVRAAVADMRQAAQAYARKLEGRPAARSVLDGVFDELDRLEAALESMETARQAGRIGVGPLNETLMKVSRILVRLHFAREGAFRQDPALPVPPLPDLAVAAERLAESPEESVEAFFATNSLVRGRNRVVYGLREARRLVEALAAL is encoded by the coding sequence ATGCAGCCGATGCGAAGCAACGAGACGACGCAGGTGAGTCGGGAGAGACAAGACGATACGACCCCACGAGAGTGGCGCCGACTGAGCCCGGACGAGCGGGCGTTGATGGCCAGCATCACCGGCGACGAGGCGTGGCGGCTGGTGGAGCGGTTCGCCACGCTGGTGCGGGAGTCGGGCAGCGAAGACGAGCGCAGAGCTGCCCGGTACGTCGTCGAGCGCCTGCGGGAGGCCGGCGTGCCGGTCGAGGTCTACACGCCGACCCTCTACCTGAGCCTGCCGAGAGGGGCCGAGGTGCGGGTGGATGCGCCGGGCCAGGCGGCCATCCGGGCCAAGACCCCGTCCTTCTCGGCCTCCACCGGGCCCGGCGGGCGGCGGGGCCCGCTCGTCTACGTCCCGTCGGGGTTCGCCCGGGGGAGCGCGGATCTCTTCGAGTCAGGGTTGGATGGAAGCGGGCGGCGTGACCTGGAGGGCGCGGTCGCCCTCACCGAGGGGCTGCCCCTGCCGCAGAAGGTGACCGACCTGGAGGCCCGAGGTGCGGTAGCGGCCATCTTCATCAGCCCGGGGGAGCGCATCCACGAGGCCATCTGCACGCCCGTCTGGGGCGGGCCCGACCTGGACAACCAGCACCGGCGGCCCAAGCTGGCGGTGGCGGCGGTCAGTCGCTCCGACGGCGAGCGCCTGGCGGCGGCCGCCCGGGAGGCGGCGGGGGGCGGGCGCCGGCTCGAGGTGACGGTGGTGACCCGCCTGGAGGAGGGGCTGTATCCGTGCCCCGTGGTGGTGGCCACCATCCCGGGGGCGGTGGAGCCGGAGCGGTTCGTGCTGCTGCACGGGCACCTCGACTCGTGGCACGTCGGGGTCGGCGACAACGCGGTAGGGGACGGCGCGCTGCTGGAGATCGCCCGGGCGCTCTGGCAGCACCGGGCGGCGCTGCGGCGCAGCGTGCGGGTGGCCTGGTGGCCGGGGCACTCCCAGGGGCGCTACGCCGGCTCGACGTGGTACGCCGACGCCTTTGGGGTGGAGCTGGCCGAGCGGTGCGTGGCGCACGTCAACTGCGACTCCCCCGGCTGCCGGTGGGCCGAGGTGCTCCAAGACGTGTCGTGGACGCCGGAGCTGGAGGGGCTGGTCAAGGAGGTCGTGCGGGACCTGACGGGGCAGGAGGTCGGGGGCGGGCGGCCGCCCCGTGCGGGCGACTACTCCTTCAACAACCTGGGGATCAGCGCGGCCTTCATGCTCTCGTCGACGATGCCCGAAGAGATCCGGCGGGCGAAGGGCTACTACGGCGTGGGCGGGTGTGGCGGCAACGTCGAGTGGCACACCGAGGACGACGATCTGGAGGTGGCCGACCGGGAGCTGCTGGTGCGGGACACCCGCATCTACGCCCTTGCCGTGTGGCGACTGGCCAATGCGGAAGTGTTGCCGCTGGACGTGCGGGCGGCGGTGGCCGACATGCGTCAGGCGGCGCAAGCGTACGCGAGGAAGCTGGAAGGCCGGCCGGCGGCGAGGTCGGTGCTGGACGGCGTCTTCGACGAACTCGACCGGCTCGAGGCCGCGCTCGAGTCGATGGAGACGGCGCGCCAGGCGGGGCGGATCGGCGTCGGGCCCCTCAACGAGACGCTGATGAAGGTCAGCCGCATCCTGGTGCGGCTGCACTTCGCCCGGGAGGGCGCATTCCGGCAGGATCCGGCCCTGCCGGTCCCGCCGCTGCCGGACCTGGCGGTGGCGGCGGAGCGACTGGCGGAGTCGCCCGAGGAGAGCGTCGAGGCCTTCTTCGCGACCAACTCGCTGGTGAGGGGCCGCAACCGCGTGGTCTACGGCCTGCGGGAGGCGAGGCGGCTGGTCGAGGCGCTGGCAGCGTTATGA
- a CDS encoding ABC transporter substrate-binding protein, which yields MRLDRGLVKGFVAMASLVALVATLVPVASAGSNQPIRLTVYNYLDATSPAAHREIEEVWKAFERANPDIILEREDMFGEPFHQKLEAYAAAGRLPDVIYMWPGGRSSTLHTKRLVKDLTPFLGDMAREFHEAALAPQAGGYLAELPIAITATHVLYVNKGLLDSLGLPVPTTYEELKAMVPALRAAGKDVILMGAQDDWVVQSTLFSMIVGRLAGDDFIDRVLAGQARFTDEPFVRALRFYRSLFDDGVLNRRIFQTSYNEVNGLFASGRAPFLVDGDWKTSNFLTDPTTGEALIPPDRQHEFVLTVFPAIPGEVVHRTTSMVPGVGFAMSASIPAGSAKERAAWRLIQWLTSPEVQRIRLETGAAFPSRKNVTSDRLEPLAQERARFYERVGGTYVLDNVLDAQVYGPLNVGLQEIGLGLSTPEQVAASVQRALEAWRASR from the coding sequence GTGCGTCTCGACAGAGGCCTCGTCAAGGGTTTCGTCGCCATGGCGTCGCTGGTGGCCCTCGTGGCCACCCTGGTACCCGTTGCATCCGCCGGGTCCAACCAGCCCATCCGCCTCACGGTCTACAACTACCTGGATGCCACGAGTCCGGCGGCCCACCGGGAGATCGAAGAGGTCTGGAAGGCCTTCGAACGCGCCAACCCCGACATCATCCTCGAGCGCGAGGACATGTTCGGCGAACCCTTCCACCAGAAGCTGGAGGCCTACGCGGCCGCCGGCCGATTGCCCGACGTCATCTACATGTGGCCCGGCGGGCGCTCGAGCACGCTGCACACCAAGCGCCTCGTCAAGGATCTGACGCCATTCCTCGGGGACATGGCGCGGGAGTTCCACGAGGCAGCCCTCGCCCCGCAGGCGGGTGGCTACCTGGCCGAGCTGCCCATCGCCATCACCGCCACCCACGTCCTCTACGTCAACAAGGGCCTGCTCGACAGCCTGGGGCTGCCCGTGCCGACGACCTACGAGGAGCTCAAGGCCATGGTGCCGGCCCTTCGGGCTGCCGGCAAGGACGTCATCCTGATGGGGGCGCAGGACGACTGGGTGGTGCAGTCGACGCTGTTCAGCATGATCGTGGGGCGCCTCGCCGGCGACGACTTCATCGACCGGGTGCTGGCCGGGCAGGCCCGTTTCACCGACGAGCCCTTCGTGCGGGCGCTGCGCTTCTACCGGTCGCTCTTCGACGACGGGGTCCTCAACCGGCGCATCTTCCAGACCTCGTACAACGAGGTCAACGGGCTGTTCGCGTCGGGACGGGCGCCCTTCCTGGTGGACGGCGACTGGAAGACGAGCAACTTCCTCACCGACCCCACCACCGGGGAGGCCCTCATCCCGCCCGACCGGCAGCACGAGTTCGTCCTGACGGTCTTCCCGGCGATACCGGGCGAGGTGGTGCACCGCACCACGTCCATGGTGCCGGGCGTCGGCTTCGCCATGAGCGCCAGCATCCCGGCGGGGTCGGCCAAGGAGCGAGCGGCGTGGCGCCTCATCCAGTGGCTCACGTCGCCCGAGGTGCAGCGGATCCGGCTCGAGACGGGTGCGGCCTTCCCCTCCCGCAAGAACGTCACCAGCGACCGCCTCGAGCCCTTGGCCCAGGAGCGCGCCCGCTTCTACGAGCGGGTGGGCGGGACCTACGTGCTCGACAACGTCCTCGACGCGCAGGTCTACGGGCCGCTCAACGTGGGGCTGCAGGAGATAGGGCTGGGGCTCTCGACGCCGGAGCAAGTGGCCGCCTCCGTGCAGCGGGCCCTGGAGGCGTGGAGGGCTTCGCGGTAA
- a CDS encoding carbohydrate ABC transporter permease, which produces MRRTTHREQRLAYLLLVLPAVLIYWAVVAFPTLFSVGLSVSDYQGGPLLSAESPVRFVGLTHYVRMFQDRFFWISLRNNVYIILISLLGQIPLGFVVAYVLWRNLVRWRDFFQTVIYLPSVISTIVVGILWQSFFSPYGPFTTLMQSIFPGWENTLFLNPRTAMLPVLFVMLWMYTGTYLIIFLGSLQKIDPQVIEAAKIDGATETQVMRYVIVPGLSGVIVTAAILAISGSLKSFDLIFAMTAGNPARRTSVLSLYMYDTAFRGAPDYPLANAISTFMVVLSLALIVLLRVLEVRFGGRE; this is translated from the coding sequence GTGCGGCGAACGACCCATCGGGAGCAGCGCCTCGCCTACCTGCTCCTGGTCTTGCCGGCCGTGCTGATCTACTGGGCCGTCGTGGCGTTTCCGACGCTCTTCTCGGTGGGCCTCAGCGTCAGCGACTACCAAGGCGGGCCTCTCCTCTCGGCCGAGTCGCCGGTCCGCTTCGTGGGCCTGACCCACTACGTCCGGATGTTTCAGGACCGGTTCTTCTGGATCTCCCTGCGCAACAACGTCTACATCATCCTCATCTCACTCTTGGGCCAGATCCCGTTGGGCTTCGTGGTGGCGTACGTCCTCTGGCGCAACCTGGTACGGTGGCGGGACTTCTTCCAGACCGTCATCTACCTGCCGTCGGTCATCTCCACCATCGTCGTGGGCATCCTGTGGCAGTCGTTCTTCTCCCCCTACGGGCCCTTCACGACGTTGATGCAATCCATCTTCCCCGGGTGGGAGAATACGCTCTTCCTCAATCCGAGGACCGCGATGCTGCCGGTGCTCTTCGTCATGCTATGGATGTACACGGGGACGTATCTCATCATCTTCCTCGGCAGCCTGCAGAAGATCGACCCCCAGGTCATCGAGGCGGCCAAGATCGACGGGGCGACCGAGACCCAGGTGATGCGCTACGTCATCGTGCCCGGCCTCTCCGGGGTCATCGTGACGGCGGCCATCCTGGCCATCTCGGGGTCGCTCAAGAGCTTCGACCTCATCTTCGCGATGACAGCGGGCAACCCCGCCCGACGCACGTCGGTGCTGTCGCTGTACATGTACGACACGGCGTTCAGGGGGGCGCCCGATTACCCGCTGGCCAACGCCATCTCGACGTTCATGGTGGTGCTGAGCCTGGCGCTCATCGTGCTGCTGCGGGTGCTCGAGGTCCGCTTCGGGGGGCGAGAGTGA
- a CDS encoding ROK family transcriptional regulator — MAHNHDSRQQSKRPRSAAVRAAASGTSLLRSLNAAAILRTLHREGPCSRARLTRLTGMSPPTVSRIVARLIERGLVVEVRRGESTGGRRPVLLQIDEAKLYAVGVQVQRDRVSCLLSDLRGAPLGRRAYPPFDLEPEGLIRELARELDGLIRQAGVDRRRVLGVGVGVAGVVDAGRGVVVRSVNLGWRDVPAAERLERLLGLPVVVQNDANAAAMAELWFGPAPRHETLMFLKTEAGVGAGILVDGRLISGPRGMAGEIGHVTVVEHGHPCRCGHAGCLETYVNLQDVLERYRHRTGQAVDKPAFFQRAQAGDPVARQLVDEAASALAHAVVYAGMLLDLQMVVIGGVWGQIGGDFLQTIEARHQATAQRTGLHMPVTIRGSSLGDDSELLGAIGFVVDRWFSPGAIDLSSWRPAPAPGAAGGPQTSRDQGEEAVRGAGTGADRESG, encoded by the coding sequence ATGGCGCACAATCATGACAGTCGACAACAAAGTAAGCGCCCCCGCTCTGCAGCTGTCCGCGCCGCGGCCAGCGGCACCAGCCTGCTGCGATCCCTCAACGCCGCCGCCATCCTGCGGACGCTCCACCGCGAGGGGCCGTGCTCGCGAGCCCGGCTGACCCGCCTGACGGGGATGAGCCCGCCGACCGTCTCCCGCATCGTGGCCCGCCTCATCGAGCGCGGCCTCGTCGTCGAGGTGCGTCGGGGCGAGTCGACCGGCGGGCGACGCCCCGTGCTGCTCCAGATCGACGAGGCCAAGCTCTACGCCGTCGGCGTGCAGGTCCAACGTGACCGCGTCTCGTGCCTTCTCAGCGACCTGCGGGGGGCGCCCCTCGGGAGGCGCGCCTACCCGCCCTTCGACCTCGAGCCCGAGGGGCTCATCCGGGAGCTGGCCCGGGAGCTCGACGGGCTCATCCGCCAGGCAGGCGTCGACCGGCGCCGCGTCCTGGGCGTTGGCGTCGGCGTGGCGGGGGTCGTGGACGCCGGCAGGGGCGTGGTGGTCCGCTCCGTCAACCTGGGCTGGCGGGACGTGCCGGCCGCCGAGCGGCTCGAGCGACTCCTGGGGCTGCCCGTCGTCGTCCAAAACGATGCCAACGCCGCCGCCATGGCCGAGCTCTGGTTCGGCCCGGCGCCCCGTCACGAGACGCTCATGTTCCTCAAGACCGAGGCGGGCGTGGGCGCCGGCATCCTCGTCGACGGCCGCCTCATCTCGGGCCCGCGCGGGATGGCGGGCGAGATCGGGCACGTCACCGTCGTGGAGCACGGGCACCCGTGCCGTTGTGGTCACGCCGGATGCCTGGAGACCTACGTCAACCTCCAGGACGTGCTGGAGCGCTACCGCCACCGCACGGGCCAGGCGGTCGACAAACCTGCCTTCTTCCAACGCGCTCAGGCGGGCGACCCCGTGGCCCGCCAGCTGGTCGACGAGGCGGCGTCGGCGCTGGCGCACGCGGTGGTGTACGCCGGCATGCTGCTCGACCTCCAGATGGTCGTCATCGGGGGCGTCTGGGGTCAGATCGGCGGCGACTTCCTCCAGACCATCGAGGCCCGCCACCAGGCCACCGCTCAGCGCACGGGCCTGCACATGCCCGTCACGATACGGGGCTCCAGCCTGGGGGACGACTCCGAGCTGCTGGGTGCCATCGGGTTCGTGGTGGATCGGTGGTTCAGCCCCGGGGCCATCGACCTGTCGTCGTGGCGGCCGGCGCCCGCCCCGGGCGCAGCCGGAGGGCCGCAGACGTCACGGGACCAAGGAGAGGAGGCGGTCAGAGGAGCGGGTACGGGAGCAGATAGGGAGAGCGGGTAG
- a CDS encoding M20/M25/M40 family metallo-hydrolase codes for MSDERVNDGVHERFDEPVIERVIEHLRAHFREDLEAVRAFLRTPSVSYTGEGIQETAEQVAGFVRALGGQARVVPTAGHPIVYGRLDQGAPHTVLVYGMYDVMPADEPNWSSDPWGAEIRELPRLGPSIIARGAVNTKGPLAAFFRAVAGYQAAAGRLPVNLIFAIEGEEEMGSRHFLPFVEAHAGELKAAQAVLFPFFSQDEEGVPWLTLGTKGIVYFELECRGGDWGGPTERGIHGSYNAWVANPAWRLVQALATMVDADEQVRVEGFFDGAEPLPEEERRLLEEQVASGRLDERPFMAFEHVRRFKGGLRGLPLWERLFAQPQLNIDGIVGGYVGEGTKTLLPHRALAKMDVRLVPRMDPERVAQAIRAHLDRHGYADIEMRVLNTYPWSKVSLHEPAVQAMVETYQEMGAPPQVWPLNPGSAPYYVFERVLGMPYVTGGMGHGGRQHSTDEYCTVQGVLDFEISMVRWLHGLARRLGQPRGERAAG; via the coding sequence ATGAGCGACGAGCGAGTCAACGACGGGGTCCACGAGCGATTCGACGAGCCAGTCATCGAGCGTGTCATCGAGCACCTGCGGGCCCATTTCCGCGAGGACCTGGAGGCGGTGCGCGCCTTCCTGCGCACGCCCAGCGTCAGCTACACGGGCGAGGGCATCCAGGAGACGGCCGAACAGGTGGCCGGCTTCGTGCGGGCCCTGGGCGGACAGGCGCGAGTGGTGCCCACGGCGGGGCATCCCATCGTCTACGGGCGACTCGACCAGGGGGCGCCCCACACGGTGCTGGTCTACGGCATGTACGACGTGATGCCGGCCGACGAGCCCAACTGGAGCTCGGATCCCTGGGGCGCCGAGATCCGGGAGCTGCCCCGGCTGGGCCCCAGCATCATCGCACGGGGCGCGGTCAACACCAAGGGGCCGCTGGCCGCCTTCTTCCGGGCGGTGGCCGGGTATCAGGCGGCGGCCGGGCGGCTGCCCGTCAACCTCATCTTCGCCATCGAGGGCGAGGAGGAGATGGGCAGCCGGCACTTCCTGCCCTTCGTCGAGGCGCACGCCGGGGAGCTCAAGGCGGCGCAGGCGGTGCTCTTCCCCTTCTTCAGCCAGGACGAGGAGGGCGTGCCCTGGCTGACCCTGGGCACCAAGGGCATCGTCTACTTCGAGCTCGAGTGCCGCGGCGGCGACTGGGGCGGGCCCACCGAGCGGGGCATCCACGGCTCCTACAACGCCTGGGTGGCCAACCCGGCGTGGCGGCTGGTGCAGGCCCTGGCCACGATGGTCGACGCCGACGAGCAGGTGCGCGTCGAGGGCTTCTTCGATGGCGCCGAGCCGTTGCCCGAGGAGGAGCGCCGGCTGCTCGAGGAGCAGGTGGCCAGCGGGCGGCTCGACGAGCGGCCGTTCATGGCGTTCGAGCACGTGCGGCGCTTCAAGGGCGGGCTGCGGGGGCTGCCGCTGTGGGAGCGGCTGTTTGCCCAGCCGCAGCTCAACATCGACGGCATCGTGGGCGGATACGTCGGCGAGGGCACCAAGACGCTGCTGCCGCACCGCGCGCTGGCCAAGATGGACGTGCGCCTGGTGCCCCGGATGGACCCGGAGCGGGTGGCGCAGGCCATCCGGGCGCACCTGGACCGGCACGGCTACGCCGACATCGAGATGCGGGTGCTCAACACCTATCCGTGGTCCAAGGTGAGCCTGCACGAGCCGGCGGTGCAGGCGATGGTGGAGACGTACCAGGAGATGGGGGCGCCGCCGCAGGTGTGGCCCCTCAACCCGGGCTCGGCGCCGTACTACGTCTTCGAACGGGTGCTGGGGATGCCGTACGTGACGGGCGGCATGGGCCACGGGGGGCGCCAGCACTCCACCGACGAGTACTGCACGGTCCAGGGCGTGCTGGACTTCGAGATTTCGATGGTGCGGTGGCTGCACGGGCTGGCGAGGCGACTGGGGCAGCCGCGGGGGGAGCGTGCGGCCGGGTGA